A genomic region of Procambarus clarkii isolate CNS0578487 chromosome 88, FALCON_Pclarkii_2.0, whole genome shotgun sequence contains the following coding sequences:
- the LOC123745800 gene encoding collagen, type I, alpha 1b-like: protein MRCSIKILLASIFYVAGVTSQYQPLQTLGVPKSSSTSPAFDGIPRDISRPLPGLIEAIGSLPSSAQPIAAKDAFILQGPGSVLVPDAGQHRGSFADGRYFPQDFRSDVAPGPNVGQGVFGGPGPNVGQGVFGGPGPNVGQGVFGGPGPNVGQGAFGGPGPNVGQGAFGGPGPNVGQGVFGGPGPNVGQGVFGGPGPNVGQGVFGGPGPNVGQGVFGGPGPNVGQGAFGGPGPNVGQGAFGGPGPNVGQGIFGGPGPNVGQGVFGGPGPNVGQGVFGGPGPNVGQGAFGGPGQILGQGVGSGPATIFSSGRLDQVNVPRVAVGSTGPSGSVVRPVGVPQVRRVDDVFHPTVTQVVTIDRCVTVTDQAFNSVAVTLTSFSVQTVTVGTRSVLQTPVDDRVALQTSVSVRPTSVTLTEVKSDFRIVTETSLSYVTLGHTSYIISQYTYTTPATQVLTYTATVVHTNINTKSTTFTNYRTVTDTLYVNSGYGYRPQ, encoded by the exons ATGCGGTGTTCTATTAAAATATTGCTGGCCTCCATCTTCTACGTGGCTGGCGTGACGAGCCAGTACCAACCATTACAG ACCCTGGGTGTCCCGAAGTCTTCTAGTACTTCACCTGCTTTTGACGGTATTCCCAGGGATATTAGTCGACCACTTCCTGGATTAATTGAAGCAATCGGAAGCCTGCCGAGTAGCGCTCAACCTATCGCAGCTAAAGACGCCTTTATCCTCCAGGGCCCTGGCAGCGTCCTCGTGCCAGACGCAGGCCAGCACAGAGGTAGTTTTGCTGATGGACGTTATTTCCCCCAGGACTTTCGTAGTGATGTAGCACCCGGTCCTAATGTCGGCCAGGGTGTCTTCGGTGGTCCCGGTCCTAATGTCGGCCAGGGCGTCTTTGGTGGTCCCGGTCCTAATGTCGGCCAGGGTGTCTTTGGTGGTCCCGGTCCTAATGTCGGCCAGGGTGCCTTTGGTGGTCCCGGTCCTAATGTCGGCCAGGGTGCCTTCGGTGGTCCCGGTCCTAATGTCGGCCAGGGTGTCTTCGGTGGTCCCGGTCCTAATGTCGGCCAGGGTGTCTTCGGTGGTCCCGGTCCTAATGTCGGCCAGGGTGTCTTCGGTGGTCCCGGTCCTAATGTCGGCCAGGGTGTCTTTGGTGGTCCCGGTCCTAATGTCGGCCAGGGTGCCTTTGGTGGTCCCGGTCCTAATGTCGGCCAGGGTGCCTTTGGTGGTCCCGGTCCTAATGTCGGCCAGGGTATCTTCGGTGGTCCCGGTCCTAATGTCGGCCAGGGTGTCTTTGGTGGTCCCGGTCCTAATGTCGGCCAGGGTGTCTTCGGTGGTCCCGGTCCTAATGTCGGCCAGGGTGCCTTTGGTGGTCCCGGTCAAATTCTCGGCCAGGGCGTCGGCAGTGGTCCAGCTACTATATTCAGCAGTGGCAGGTTGGACCAGGTGAACGTTCCGCGGGTCGCAGTGGGCAGCACTGGACCTTCTGGAAGTGTTGTCAGACCTGTTGGCGTCCCTCAGGTCAGGCGAGTGGATGATGTCTTCCACCCCACTGTCACCCAAGTTGTCACCATCGACCGTTGCGTCACTGTCACTGACCAAGCCTTCAACAGCGTGGCGGTAACACTAACGTCCTTCAGCGTGCAGACTGTCACCGTCGGAACACGCTCG GTGCTACAGACTCCCGTTGATGACCGGGTCGCTCTCCAGACTTCTGTCTCTGTCCGGCCAACGTCAGTAACGTTAACGGAAGTGAAGTCTGACTTCAGGATCGTGACGGAAACGTCACTAAGTTACGTGACCCTCGGCCACACGTCCTACATAATCAGCCAGTACACCTACACCACTCCGGCCACCCAGGT GTTGACGTACACAGCGACGGTGGTACACACGAATATTAACACAAAGAGCACCACCTTCACCAACTACCGGACAGTGACGGACACCTTGTACGTTAACAGCGGCTACGGCTACCGTCCTCAATAA